CCTCGTCTCTTGGATTACATGACATTGAGAGTCACTTTTCTGACAAACGTTTCTCAGCAGACCACTTCCTGGCTTTTAGAAAAGAGAGAGCTCAGTGAGGAGGATGCAGGAATGAAGCGCAGATGGGTAACAGATTACTGTTAAAACAAAGAATGCTTTCTTTCGGAGTTGGATCTTGGACATCCCGATGAGCGGACGGACATTTCAGGACTGTAATCCTGGGCGATCCTGTGCTGCACCGCCCTGTCCAAACAAACAGGGCTGCTGATGAAGGTGGTTGCTTATTTGGTCGTACTGACACACCTCAGCCACACAAGGTTTATACTCTAAGGATCAGAGGCCCAAATTCGACAGACCAAAGATTGTCGAGAAGAAACACTCTTGGTTTTGTTGGGTTTATGTTTGAAAGGATTTAGAAAAGGACAGGGCTCATACAATatcaacacaacactgagacccgagctgggatgtcagtgatgctgccatgaaagatgacaaactagcattagcctcaaagtcatgctgtcagggtgggtTTGTAAAAATATATAGACGTTTTTTGGGGGATATTTCATTGGATTTTTCACTCATTAATACGTCTTTTTCAGTCGttgttgtttagttttgtgGAAATGTCGACATTTTCGTCATGTATATACTGTGCAACATGACACAGCAAAACtgtaaagtttgaatttaaaggttattattttactattttactGGTCAGACTTACTCTAGATGAAATTCGGCTGTATGTGGCCACAGagctaaaatgtaaaaatacataTTATAACCCCCCACAGGGTATACTTCTGTTTCTTGGTACAAGACTCTGATGTCCTTTTGGTAAACTTCTTATGCAACGCCGTCTCTTTCCGTCCCGGTTCAGAAAAGCAGCAGGTTGCATCAGATTTAATGGCGTtcatccacttcctgttgtcaCATCCTGCCTGACAGCTCATATGGTGACAAGCCGCGGTTGAAGCTTCAATCCTACTTTCCATCTCAgatgacttcctgttttctccgTTTCTCTGTACGTGAGTCCTGAAGACACTATGAATcagggcttcttttttttttgttacacaTCTTCAGAGTTGAAACTGATGTTTCTGTCAGCTCATGCGAAACAGTCGTAGAACAGAATCTGAAAGGCTAAAGGCTCCgtcatttgaatatttatgCCTTGCTTGGCTTTGAAATGCATGTTGGCACTTCAACACCATGTGGTTTCTTTTCTATTCGGTCTTGTTGCCACATTTCGACTGTGAAAATGGCTGcggaaaaaaatattatttcctTCGCTTTTACCAAGAATATTGTTTTCATCCGTGCAGGATCCAATGCAGACAGCGTGTGCGGATTCGAGGGTGCCAGAGCCCGCTCCAGGAAGCCTTGGCAACGCAGGAGGCCCCAGGAGAGGCTCGCAAAACAATACGGCTGTCGAGGAGTTTGCCCAAAACATGTCAGAGAGTATAATAGAGTCATTTATGAGCCAAAACAGGGCTGATTTTAACCAAAACTGCGAGATATTGGGAGAAAAACTAGCATCCGTGGTGATCGAATGTGCCATGATGGAAGCGAGCAGAGGCGGACGTGTGACGGACCGCACAGCGAGGCCCGAGCCGGATCCGGCCTTCGCAGACGAAGCTGGAAGTGAGGACGGTCTGTGGGAGCCAGACGGACGGGTCGATCCCGTGTCGGAGCTCCAGACCTCCGCACTCGGCTGTCCGCCGCTATCCCAGGCGGGCCTCCCCGCCGTGGGCTCCCTGGACTACCCCGACGCCCCGCCGACCACGCCGCTCCTCCCCGAGCTccagaagagcaggaagagctTCTCGCAGAAGCTGAAGGGAGGCCTGGCGAAGGTTTTCCAGCCCTCGCCTCCTCCGCCGACGCCCAAGGACAGCGAGGGCGGCTCGCACGACGCCATGGACGACCATCAGGCAGAGCTGGAGCGCCTCATGGACTCTCTGTCCACAGACGATTTTGAAGAACGCTCACAGCTCGGGACCAGAGTGGAAGACTTTGCCGAAGCCCTCTCCTTTGAAATCATGGAGTGTGTTTTAGGGTTGAGGGACGGCGAGCAGATAGCGGAGGAGGTCGACCTTCATCTTCTTGCGCAGCGCATGGCTGAAAGCATCATCGCTTCATCGCTCGACGCTgccagcatgtgtgtgtaggatcctgagagtgtgtgttgtgaaggGCACATACAGTCAGTGCTGTGAAAGTTAGCAAAGATTATTACAAatcaatatatttaaaaatgtctgaCACCCCTGGATCACTGTCCCTTCAATAGTACAAATATTTATGAAATTAAAAGTTATTTAATTTGTACTCCGAGACTGAATAATAAGCATATAACTATATTATTGAAGTTTTGTTGTGATGTTGCCTtaataaagtttaaagtttttttaatcatagttGCAGATTTTATATAAATGTACCAAAAGTCACGTGAAGACGCTCTGATGTGTGAAATCTGAAGTTTATGCTGATCATTGCTCTCACTCACTCTACAAATTCCCATTTCTGTGAAGATAAATAGAAGTGGAGAATGtacataaatgtatttttgcattgttttggGGACATTACTAATTCATAAAAACAGTGTGATGTTTCCTAATATGATCATAAGAGCATCTTTAACAGATGGTTTCACCTCAAAGTGGATGAatactttgttttttctctgtatCTAACAGCAGTAACCACATTTATCCTTTAGATGGCAGCACAGGAGAAAGCTTTGTGTTAATCCAGGTTTAAATGGATGTTTCCTTCCCATCAGTTTTTAGTTGATATTTTGTCATCAGCTTGTATTTTTAAGCTGAACAAACTATATTTTATTAATCCCCCTAGGAATGTTATTTCTCCCTGCATTGACTAATCCTGTTTCTATGATCTGACTTATTTGGGTCAATTCTCTCTGAATCAGC
The nucleotide sequence above comes from Salarias fasciatus chromosome 3, fSalaFa1.1, whole genome shotgun sequence. Encoded proteins:
- the LOC115386106 gene encoding uncharacterized protein LOC115386106: MQTACADSRVPEPAPGSLGNAGGPRRGSQNNTAVEEFAQNMSESIIESFMSQNRADFNQNCEILGEKLASVVIECAMMEASRGGRVTDRTARPEPDPAFADEAGSEDGLWEPDGRVDPVSELQTSALGCPPLSQAGLPAVGSLDYPDAPPTTPLLPELQKSRKSFSQKLKGGLAKVFQPSPPPPTPKDSEGGSHDAMDDHQAELERLMDSLSTDDFEERSQLGTRVEDFAEALSFEIMECVLGLRDGEQIAEEVDLHLLAQRMAESIIASSLDAASMCV